The genomic DNA TTTTTGGAGTCGCTGCCGGAGATCTTTTCGAGACAAGTTTCACAAAACTGTTTCTTATTTAAAGTCAAAGCTTCTGAGACCTGCGCAGGATATAAGCAGGCCATCCGATATGAACAATAATACTTTGGGGATTTTATGTGAAAAACAACAATGTACAACCAACAGCTGCCTAAGAGATGAGACTGTTAATCTGCAGAATATTGACGGTCAGATTGTAAACGTTTCCTGCAAACCCGTGTTAAAAATCAGCCAGCATCAGCTGCATGGCCCTGTTGCTACGTGGGAAAGTGAGAGCTCGGTTTCTAGACAAATTAATGACATTCCTGCAGCAGCGGGTTATCCAGATGATGTATATATTTTGGTGACAGAAAAAGAAGTCTCTGTGTCATGTCAGGAGGACACAAACACACAGGGAGGGGAGGGTGATGAACTAATGCATATGGCTCCCGATAAGTTGCAGTTGTCCATTAATGATCATACCGGATGCCAGGCAACCACTCCTGTGGAGATGCTGGAAAACTGTGATGATTCTTCACACATGGATGTTGAAGAATCCTCAAACATGGGTGTGTTTAATACAAAGCTGTTGGATCACCCTTACTGTAAGAGTCCACCGCAAGACACACAAGACTGCCCACCTGAAGAGACTTTACAAATGCTAGCAAAAGACGGGGTGAAGAATGGCCAGAATGTAATCAGCAGTGTTTCAGATGAGCAGCTAGCATCATTTATTTGTGGTATTTACAGCTTCTTACACTAAGTTGTCACAGTCCCACAGTGTTTCAGTTCACATATTGATATATATCCCATACAGTGAAGTCATTTGTTGTAAATAAACTAATGTGATGCATTCATGGAAAGCGTATGATTGCAGTTAAGCATCATGTGGATTATAGTTTGCCAGTGATTTTGGTTTAAAACAAAAGCCGCACCAAAACACATGACCTATTTAAGTATAGATTTGAAAAATTGTGTTTGTTCAGCtaaatataatatgtaaagaggtcattaaccattaaaggagaactaaatcccttAAATACAAAAGCCCCCTCAACTGCCCTCCATAGGCCTCTCTCACCTGTTCATCGCTTCAcagtttattacagagaaatttgcTTCTGTTGAGATAAAAATGCAGAGCAGTGTCGCATGAGCAGTTGAAGCCAAAGTTCAGCTGAAACTCCTTCTCTGCAAATTCAGAAGGTCCAGACGAGGATCACAGGGGACATGTGAAGATGGGGCATGTGAACTCTGCTGCACTTCATTATTATCTCAGGTTTTTAATAGAAGTACTTTTCTATGTCATAGAATGTGTTGTGAAGGGAGGGGAGAAGACAGTTGAAGGGTCTTTTGCACAgagttttagttttcctttaactttttgtatgatgctCACTCTGATActgacattttgcaatttttcttcatgttttattttaagtgttttttcaaatatttatcttATAGTTTAGTAGCTTTCTGATTTGGTATTTCAGCTGCTatatggctgctagggtccagtttaccctagcaaccaggtagtgctttaaatgagagactgaaggatgaataggagaggcccttaatgcaaagataagtaataaaaagtagcagtttgttttggttgttggggtcagtgaTTCCATTTGAAAGCATGAAAAGGGCAGAAGAGGAACACAAATGATTTATGAAAACTGTAGActgaaaggttgctaagaatattctgtaacttactaaaagttaatgtgttacattatcttttaaaggggttgttcaccttccgaacattttttttcagttcagttgttttcagattgttcaccataaacaaattattttttttcagttgctttccatgttATATGTTTTATCAGTTTCCCaaaattaaagtataatgttcgtgtctctagtgtttgtcCGGCAGCTCAGTGTTCCAGGAGCAGAttatgaactgttacaatttgctacatttagttgaaataattagttgatacatgtttcagcagcatctgtgtaatattagcaactattgtatcaattctgacagctgcctttaaaggggttgttaacctgcaacacttttttcagttcagttttcagatttttcaccagaaaatagTCTTTTGCCaataactttccatttttttaccgtttttccaaaatctaccgtatatactcgagtataagccgagtttttcagcccccaaaatatgctgaaaaactctacctcggcttatactcgggtcaagcgcaaaaacggtcgccggtgtctaagaatagtcgccggcacctaagaatagtcgctggcgcccaagaatagtcgccagcgtccaagaatagtctccaagaatattcgccggcgtccaagaatggtcgcctgcatccaaaaacgagactccggcacctccaatgggagcagaaaccctcaattttttgattgaaacttaccagaagctgctgcatttctcaccctaggcttatactcgagtcaataagctttcccagcttttggaggtaaaattaggtacctcggcttatactcgggacggcttatactcgagtatatacgataagtttaaagtttaatgtccctgtctctggtgtttgagtctggcagctcagtaattcaggtgcagactctgcaacattttttgcaacatttagttgatacatttctcagcagcatctctggagtattagcaactactgtatcaattctaacagctgcctgtaatgaaactcagggattcagctcagcagggacaaagataagaaatgtatcaatttagaacagtttacatggtcggcgacccccctccctgatttgctttagaaggtgaaaatgacactttacacttcattattagaaaaactgttacAGAAAATTCATTGGGACAAGTCTTTAAttctgatgatctatctgaaaccaactgaactgaaaaaagtgttggaagccGTGGcgggaactaccgggggagcagggggtgtgaatgggccagggcctgcaccccctcaggtcCCCCCGGCAGCCTGCACACCTctgaaatgcgggccgtacggaggggggcagggggcccggctgcgcgtcacgcaccagggcccgtccccctctagttacggtactggttggaaggtgaacaacccctttaatgacactcaggaattctgctcaacagggctaaagacaacaaatgtatccgggttcgggctgacctcggTACACCTTTTGCGGGTTGTGGGCAGCAGGACCTTACACTTTTAGGCGCGCACCTGCCCTTTGTGCCTTTGCCTGCCATTTGTGATGTCGGCAGTGCGGGTCTTTAAATAGAGGGGGTAGGCGAGTGTGTGCGAGGGGCaggcaggttttttttcccatgttacCAAAATGTGTTGGGGATCATGCCTCTTCTCATTTGTTGGTATGCTTGAAtacattttaatgcttttttccATTTCTACTCAAGGCCTTCTGGATGATATCATAAAAAAATATGGAAGCCTGATTCCGTTATCAGAAAAAGATATGTTGACTTGTTTAAAGGAGGCTTTTAATGAAGATTTTTCCAACAGGTCTGTAATTATCATAAAGTTTAACTATATTAATCTCCTTCTTGATGGAAGAAAATGTGTTTCCCTTTTATCCCTTCCAGCTGCTAAATCACATTAACTACAGCATTATTTACATGAATGttaaatttagcattttttaacttttatttaggACTGCCATCGTTGGCATTTTTTATCAAAGGGATGGATCTTTTGAATATAAcaacattttaaaccattaagtgggattcaaagaaaaaaatcacaaatacgcATTGCACATCCCTATCTAATCAAATTAGTGGTGaatacaactttcccttttttgcagGAGCAGCGGCCAGCTCCATGTTTTAGCTCCCATCATTCCCTAACTACAGTTGAGTGATCCAgaggtggccaataaaaaggggCAACCATTTAGGAATGTTAATTGTCATAATTTCCTTATCCTGTTCTTTATGGGTGAGCAAAGAGAATTTCATGTTATTTGCTTAGAAACAAGTATAGTTTCTTCAATGTAACGCTCCTAATTAACACAAATTATCCAGAATAAGAATTTTGTATTGGTTTAGCTATACAGATGTAAACTTTCTGCTGAGAATAAACTCTCTACAGCATTCTAAAGCATACAGAGCATGTATAATGTCTCTGACATCAGGAAGTTGGCAGTAAAGTGGTCAGATTTTAAGGCATGAGTGACTACCATCATAGGGTCTCCATCTCCTATTTATTAGCCCTATAAAATAGCAATTCAAGTATAATGTTTTGAAGAGCTACATTTGTCCTGAAGAATTACATTTAACCAATTTCTTCTTGCCTCTATATCTTTTAGAATATCCTTTATCAGTAAGGAGATAACAAAGTACAGAGCCAAGCATTCCAAAGCTCCCACGTGCAATTTTCGTGTTTTCTATAATAAACACATGCTTGATATGGATGATCTTGCTACTCTAGATGGCCAAAACTGGCTTAATGATCAAGTAAGTAGAAAAACCTAAAAATTGTGCTCTCACAGGTATCCAAGGACAGACCTTCTCGTAAGATTGCAGTGCAGACTAGGGATGTTTGGGCTGGCCTTATACCTGCGGGTCGGGAGGGTttgggccgactcctgcacacTGTCTTGTGCCGGCTTCTTGATCTGGCAGCTCCTATTTATAGGTGCGTGCCTGCCCTGTCCCCTTTCATGATGTCAGACGTGGGTGTATAAATATAAGTGCTGGGTGGGTTAGTGCCTAGTGCgggtttggagttttttttttttttcaacccacacatcactattgcaaATGGGTTAATGACATTGCTTGATGAATGTTGCTTGTTATAATACTGTAGTAGGAGCatctatacacttttttttttctcccagctGAAAAGGCAGGTAATGTCTGAAAATTCTCCAAATCTTTGaagataaatacaattttaaaatgtatattttagaatgactgtgtaaaatatgtttaaaatattattacttaaaattgcaaattctaagcaacttttcaattggtcttcattatttttttttagtttttaaattatttgcctttttctgattctttccagctttcaaatgggggtcaaaaacaaatgctctgtaaagctacaaatttattgcaattgttgctttttattcgtctttctattcaggcattctCTTGTTCATTTTCCAGTGTCTTATtttaatcaatgcagggttgctagggtaatttggaccctagcaaccagatggctgaaataggaaactggagagctgctgaataaaaagctaaattgcaatttgcaaattgtcaaattgtctcacaatatccctctacattatactaagttattttaaagatgaacGATCCCTTTAAGTCAtagagttccatgactatatcaTTTGCTTTTGTACAAGACACAGATATGGGATAATGTTTTTTGAGTGATTTGCCTTTTGCCACTCTTATCTGTTCTCTCCTATATAGCTTCCAGTATAATGCTTAAACTACTGGCTAGTTACTAGGTTAAATGGGATCCAGGCAAGCCGATAACAATCAAAAACCAcaacaagaattaaaaaaaaaaaaatcctaaaatgttatttattattcataCATAATTGCATTCCCTCCCTACCCTTTATAACCTCCGCTATATGGTTATGTATAATTTGTCATGTGAACAACTGCATCTTATCAAACTCATGAGACTAAATAATGAGTAAGacaattgtaatatatataatgtttatttgagacatgaaaatatatggatttgcaATTGTAAAAGCAGAACTGTCGTGAGATGTAAACGacaaatatttgcaataaaaaatattaataaagaaaaaaaaaaatcctaatcccTTGTATCATGTAGGACCATTTGTAGGAGAGGGACACAATTCTTGAAATCAAACTAATCGCCTAAAAGCAACCAGTTCTGTCACGTGCCAGACCTCTAATGCGGGAAAACTTGCATTGCTGCAGGTAGAGAACATATGAAATTACCTTGCTTGTCATATTCCTAAAGTGCTGCAGGAATGTGTGTATTCTTTACAAGTCTATCCAGTGGATTTTCACCCAAAGAACTTAATACCTGCAGTCAAGCACGCCAGGGGCAGCATTATGGGAAATCTATTTTGCCAATTTCTCTGTGCATTTACTATGTTATCTGCAATTTCTGCTGGGCTAGATTTGCTGAATGTGACTGTTTCACAATATTGCTCTGATTGCTGAATATTTTCCTTACAGGTTATTAACATGTATGGTGAGCTCATAATGGATGCAGTACCTGACAAGGTGTGTAGTTGAATTCTGCTTACCTCATGGGTAAGGCATCTACATTGtattcactgctgaaatacttactcAGCTCTAAGGTCATTTTATTGGAAAAACATTTGTAGATTTATTGTGACCATTAAAATAATCCGTTCCAAATAGGTTTGTTTATAAAGGTTTGTATTTTTTAGGCCACAAAGTATACACACATTTATCACCACAATTACCCCACCTACTATTTGTAATGATCCGTTGAAATCCATGGGTCAAAGTCAGCCAGGAACAAATTCTggattggtggcaaaaaaaagaCCTATTTCATTagctgaattttattttttcctgtatatTTGCATGAAATCATTGCACAGCAtttcaaaatatgtttataaGGGTGTATTTCATCACCATTTATggccaaatacatatatattttttatacaccgtatattttgtatttacacATGAAACGAGGTTGCAGTGTTGCTTGTTTTGACTAATGCATCCGCTGTAGACTGTAGGCTTGCACTGGTCCTAAAGATAGGGTAGtttagaatttggctgaatcacATGATGTGTTCTAAAGGTATTTGAAATTAACCCAAACCCATAATATCACTTTAATACATTGAGCATTTTTTGCACTGGCCAACAGGATTGCTCTGTTTTCTTTCACCTCCAGGTACATTtcttaaacagtttttttcacaGACAGTTGGTTACCAAAGGTTATAATGGGGTAAAAAGATGGACTAAAAAGGTAAGTTTTAAGTTTACGAAATCTTGTTCTAAAATGTAAGGGCAGAATAATTCTGTTTTAAAAGGcgtggctcacctttaaattcactttcagcattttctagaatggctaattctaagcaacttttctattggcccttattttatttttttatagttttttattatctgccttcttgactctttccagctttcaaatctaaaaaacatgctctgtaaggctacaaatgtattgttattgcttttttattattgcttttttattacttctctttctattcaggcctctcctattcataatccaatcTCCCagtcaaatgcatggttgctagggtcataggcgaccagattgctgaaagtgcacaCTGCAGAGTTGCtgtataaaaaagctaaataactcaaaaaccacaaatacaaatttgaaaACCAAATTATCTGACTATCCATCATAGTACATAtgatacatcatactaaaagttaatttaatggtgatcAACCTCATTAATGAGCAGCAGGATTCTAGTAGTGTTACTAATCAGGGGTTACATTGCTGTGCTTGATAAGGCCAATAGAAATGGTTGAGGACCAAAAGAGTCTGCTACATAAGAATCTGAATTATCCATTATCCAAGTAATTAAATGGTCAGCAGTTTGGTTCCCCAATggtcagttttttattttttagcatatttcatgAATAAATATTCAGTTTTCAGCTGTTAAAATTCCATATGTACTTGTGAAAAGAGTAAGCAACATGATCAAGCATCTTGATGATGCATCAGAAGGGAcatgaaaactatatatatatattttggggtgAAGACACaaagagctactagtagcagctactgtttgtggctacaaaatacccctCTTTAGGTAATACAgaaaattgcctctgctaaaacgcactaagggggttatttatcaaaactacatttttcagatattttaaataaaaatagtccGACCAAGTTAGAATCCTCGATTTgacctttattattaaaaaaaactcgatttaaacggttcaggta from Xenopus laevis strain J_2021 chromosome 5S, Xenopus_laevis_v10.1, whole genome shotgun sequence includes the following:
- the senp5.S gene encoding sentrin-specific protease 5 isoform X1, giving the protein MKAAKVHVHCKRARSFALSHSGETPFGGFSLHTYFIFNVFSLKSKITTLAQRRAKTKHISLKNIRRFIGVPPKGRQFLKFWLPGKILRKQSRVFHQEAAPNDLNTDISNNRNLQLKEETVQALHNDERKKSFVILKSHQRKPSSSVQQKCFAALSLMGRCNLLSKGRRLIFMMHKKLSLFTIYGRLQFLKLRRSSRNCKALEPKKPRYRRDFWSRCRRSFRDKFHKTVSYLKSKLLRPAQDISRPSDMNNNTLGILCEKQQCTTNSCLRDETVNLQNIDGQIVNVSCKPVLKISQHQLHGPVATWESESSVSRQINDIPAAAGYPDDVYILVTEKEVSVSCQEDTNTQGGEGDELMHMAPDKLQLSINDHTGCQATTPVEMLENCDDSSHMDVEESSNMGVFNTKLLDHPYCKSPPQDTQDCPPEETLQMLAKDGVKNGQNVISSVSDEQLASFICGLLDDIIKKYGSLIPLSEKDMLTCLKEAFNEDFSNRISFISKEITKYRAKHSKAPTCNFRVFYNKHMLDMDDLATLDGQNWLNDQVINMYGELIMDAVPDKVHFLNSFFHRQLVTKGYNGVKRWTKKVDFFKKSLLLIPIHLEVHWSLITVNIPQKIISFYDSQGIHFKFCVENIRKYLLTEAREKNHPEFLQDWQTAITKCIPQQKNDSDCGVFVLQYCKCLALDQPFQFSQEDMPRVRKRIYKELCERRLMD
- the senp5.S gene encoding sentrin-specific protease 5 isoform X2 codes for the protein MKAAKVHVHCKRARSFALSHSGETPFGGFSLHTYFIFNVFSLKSKITTLAQRRAKTKHISLKNIRRFIGVPPKGRQFLKFWLPGKILRKQSRVFHQEAAPNDLNTDISNNRNLQLKEETVQALHNDERKKSFVILKSHQRKPSSSVQQKCFAALSLMGRCNLLSKGRRLIFMMHKKLSLFTIYGRLQFLKLRRSSRNCKALEPKKPRYRRDFWSRCRRSFRDKFHKTVSYLKSKLLRPAQDISRPSDMNNNTLGILCEKQQCTTNSCLRDETVNLQNIDGQIVNVSCKPVLKISQHQLHGPVATWESESSVSRQINDIPAAAGYPDDVYILVTEKEVSVSCQEDTNTQGGEGDELMHMAPDKLQLSINDHTGCQATTPVEMLENCDDSSHMDVEESSNMGVFNTKLLDHPYCKSPPQDTQDCPPEETLQMLAKDGVKNGQNVISSVSDEQLASFICGLLDDIIKKYGSLIPLSEKDMLTCLKEAFNEDFSNRISFISKEITKYRAKHSKAPTCNFRVFYNKHMLDMDDLATLDGQNWLNDQVINMYGELIMDAVPDKVDFFKKSLLLIPIHLEVHWSLITVNIPQKIISFYDSQGIHFKFCVENIRKYLLTEAREKNHPEFLQDWQTAITKCIPQQKNDSDCGVFVLQYCKCLALDQPFQFSQEDMPRVRKRIYKELCERRLMD